A window of Acidobacteriota bacterium genomic DNA:
ACATCCACCAAGGCGGCTCTGGTCGATCCCGACCAGGGCGAGATCGTCCACCGGGTGAGCGTTCCGACACCCGTTCACTACCGGGAAGGCGGCCGGGTCGAGCACGACCCCCGGCAGGTCCTCGCCAGCGTCGAGGGACTGCTGGAACAGTTGGCCGACGGGGCCCGTGCCGGCGCGCCGCCGGTCGCGGCCGCCCTGGCCTCCCAGCGCTCCACCGGACTGTGGATCGACGCCGCGGGCGCGCCGCTGACCTGCGCGCCATCCTGGAGGGACCCCCGTGGCGACGAGGTGCTCGAGGCCCTGGCCCCACAGCGTCGGATCCTGGAGGAGGCCACCGGCCTGCCCCTACTCACCGCCTGGACCGCCATCAAGGGGGCCTGGCTGCGGGATACCGTCACCCTTCCCCCCGGCGCGCGCCTGGCGCCCCTGGGCTCGTGGGTCGCAGCCCGCCTGTGCGAAGGCGAAACCCGGGTGGACCCCACCCTGGCCAACCGCATGTTCCTGCTCGATGCCGGGGGCTCGACCTGGTCGGAACAGGCCCTGCGTGCCTTTTCCCTCGATCCGGGCCAGTTACCCGCGCTGGTGCCGTCCCTCGGCCCCCACGGCACGCTCCCCTGGCCGGGCGGGGCGCGGGTCCCCCTGGTGACCCTGATCGGCGACCAGCAGGCGGCCTACGTGGGCGCCGCCGGTCCGCTGGGCCGGCGCCTGGTGTTCAACGTGGGCACGGCGGCCTTCGCCATGCGCGCGGCAGCCGCGGGGGAGCCGCCGCCTCCGGGGGGGCGGCGGGCGCCCCTGTGGACCTCGGGCAAGCGACCGATCCCCCCCCTTTTCCTGCTTGAAAAACCCCTCCTGCCCGACACCGACGCTGCGGCGACCGACCCCCAGTGGCATCGGCACCTGGCCCGGCACCAGGCCCTGGGCGATCGCTCGCCGGAGCGCCGCGCCCGGGCCCTGGCCGATGCGGCCGCCAGCCTGGTGCGGGGAGGCCTCCGGGGAGGCGTGATGCTCTCCGGTGGGGTTCTAAACAGCCCGCAACTGGTTGCCCTGCTGCGTCGTGCCCTGGATCTGCCCCTGGTCTGCGCACCGGAACCGGAGCTGACTCTGCTGGGCGCCGCCCGCCTGGCCACCGCGGTCTGTGGGCGGACCTGGTCGACCGGCCCCCAGAACCGTCGCCCCCTCAGCGGGGGCTGAGGATCTCCACGCGACCCGCCTCGAGCAGCCGCAGCGCCTCGGGGCTGTCCGCAGGGAGAGTACGCAACAGGCGACGACCGAGACGCACCTCGATGGGCAGCAAGGCGCCCGAGGGCAGACGCACCGCACGGTAGTGCAGTTCCGGCGGCGGCTCCCCGGGCCCCGGCGGACGCGGCGGGGCGATCTTGCGCGTGGTCATCGGTCTCTCCTCTCGGAAGCCAGCCCATTATGACTCACCCCACACGCGGGCAGCCGGGCCCGGCCCCGCTCAGGGCTGCTCCACCTCCACCTCCACCGTCCCTTCCCGGCGGTGGAGGTAGATCCACGCCCGGCCGGCATCCATCGTGCCCCGGGCCCGGGGGTCGCGCCCCTGGCTGCTGCAGCCACTGCGATGAGGAATGCCGCAGGCAAAGGTGGTCCGCCGACCACCCGCATCGATCACCCAGCGGTAGGCCCAGACGTTGGTGCGGTTGCTGACTTCTGCGTAAATCTCGTTGGCCCCGTCATGCAGCGCTTGAGAGAGATCGACCCACGATCCGCGCAGGGTGTCCGCCGGGGCCACCTCCTCGTCGTTGGCGAAAATCCTCACCTCGTCGTCCGCGCTGAAGACCCTGACCCGCACCACCACGGGAGGCGCCGACGACTCGCCGAAAACGATCGAAAGCACTTCGACCCGGGGAATGTGGCGGCGCCGACCATCGGGCAATTCCAGCAGCAGGCGCTGGGAATCGAGTTCGAGAACCTTGCCGACGACCTCGTCGCCATCGCGCAGGGTGACCCGGTCGCCGTCGGCCGGAACGAAGCCTCCGAACAAAAGGGCGAGAAGAAGAAAGACGCCCGCGCAGCGCCCGCTGTTACCGATCCGGGACATGGTCGACCTCCTCAACGCACCCGGGTGCCGGAGAGTCCCCTACGCTGCGGGCGGGCCCTTCGGGCGACCCCAGGAGGATGCATCATGGCAGACGCGGCAACCTGCTTCATCTCCCCGACCCGGGACGTCACCTGCGACCGCCTCGCCCCCCAGCTCGCGAGCCTGGCCGAGTCGAAGGCGACGACCCTCTGGCTGGCCCTGGGCGGCCACGTCTTCGTCGGCCCCGGCGGACGCATCGAGAGACCTGCGCGATCCCTCCGCCGCGCCGCCGGCCGGGCGCTGATCCGGCGGGGATGGCACGCGGTGGTCGCCGACTCCAGCCCGTGGCTGCTGCAAGGAAGACTCGCCCCGGGGCCGGTCTGCCTCTGCGTCCGAACCGCCGAGCCGTCCCGCGCCGCCACCGTGGTAGCACCCGCGGTGGCCCTGCTCGAGCAGGCAGCCGACGACGACCCGCTGTTCGCGGTCAAGTGCACCACACCCAGTCTCTGGTCCCTGCTCAGCCAAATCCGTCCTCTCGCCGCCTCCACCCTTCCCCTGCTGCTCAGGGGGGAAACCGGCACCGGCAAGGAAGTCCTGGCCCGTGCGTTGCACGGCGCGTCCGGCCGCACGGGTGACTTCGTCGCCGAGAACTGCGCGGCCCTGCCGGAGAGCCTTCTCGAGGCGGAACTCTTCGGCTCCCGCCAGGGGGCCTTCACCGGGGCCGTGACCCACCGCTCGGGGAGGGTGGCCCAGGCCGACGGCGGCACCCTCTTCCTCGACGAGATCGCCGACCTTTCCCTGCCTCTGCAGGCCAAGCTGCTGCGGGTGCTCCAGGAACGCGAGGTGCGCGCCCTCGGTGCCGACCGTCCCCGGCCGGTGGATCTGCGCTGCATCGCCGCCACGCACCAGGACCTCTCCGCCCTGGTGGCCGGCGGTCGCTTTCGACAAGACCTCTACTACCGGCTGGCAGGGCTGGAAATCCGGCTGCCTTCCCTCAGGGAACGCCCCGAGGATCTCCCGGCCCTGGTGGCCGTCCTCTGCGCCCGAGCGGCCGCCGAGGGACTCGGCCCCGGTCGCTGGCTCGACTCCGGAGCCCTCGAGACACTCGCTCTCTGCGCGCTGCCCGGCAACGTGCGCCAGCTCGACCACATCCTCCGTGTGGCGATGAGCCTCTCGCCGAAGCCCCTGGTCGCCGCCGACATGGTTCGTCGTTGCGCGGCGGCCTCCCGCCCCGTCACGAACCTCGAACTGGAGACGATCTGCCTGGCCCTCGAACAGGCCGGCGGCGTCAAGGCCG
This region includes:
- a CDS encoding sigma 54-interacting transcriptional regulator, with protein sequence MADAATCFISPTRDVTCDRLAPQLASLAESKATTLWLALGGHVFVGPGGRIERPARSLRRAAGRALIRRGWHAVVADSSPWLLQGRLAPGPVCLCVRTAEPSRAATVVAPAVALLEQAADDDPLFAVKCTTPSLWSLLSQIRPLAASTLPLLLRGETGTGKEVLARALHGASGRTGDFVAENCAALPESLLEAELFGSRQGAFTGAVTHRSGRVAQADGGTLFLDEIADLSLPLQAKLLRVLQEREVRALGADRPRPVDLRCIAATHQDLSALVAGGRFRQDLYYRLAGLEIRLPSLRERPEDLPALVAVLCARAAAEGLGPGRWLDSGALETLALCALPGNVRQLDHILRVAMSLSPKPLVAADMVRRCAAASRPVTNLELETICLALEQAGGVKAAAARRLGWSRQKLYRRLAAYGLA
- a CDS encoding FGGY family carbohydrate kinase — translated: PLLVAHRGGCACAPENSAAALCRALEAGAAAVEIDARPTADGLLVLLHDPTPERVTGETRAARECSARELVAQEYSQAPGQHLLLLDEALALLAEKVLLDIELKPDPPVSPREIARRALAALERAGSPQQVVVTSSDSACLEALRQAAPALTTGLVFHGSDPRDPASAAQACGARLVVAQQRRLTPEQVASILGAGLRLWAYTINDAERARELLALGVEGLVTDDEQALGDALGVADTEPARRGGETILALDLGSTSTKAALVDPDQGEIVHRVSVPTPVHYREGGRVEHDPRQVLASVEGLLEQLADGARAGAPPVAAALASQRSTGLWIDAAGAPLTCAPSWRDPRGDEVLEALAPQRRILEEATGLPLLTAWTAIKGAWLRDTVTLPPGARLAPLGSWVAARLCEGETRVDPTLANRMFLLDAGGSTWSEQALRAFSLDPGQLPALVPSLGPHGTLPWPGGARVPLVTLIGDQQAAYVGAAGPLGRRLVFNVGTAAFAMRAAAAGEPPPPGGRRAPLWTSGKRPIPPLFLLEKPLLPDTDAAATDPQWHRHLARHQALGDRSPERRARALADAAASLVRGGLRGGVMLSGGVLNSPQLVALLRRALDLPLVCAPEPELTLLGAARLATAVCGRTWSTGPQNRRPLSGG